Genomic segment of Benincasa hispida cultivar B227 chromosome 1, ASM972705v1, whole genome shotgun sequence:
tatcttgggcattgacactactggtttcattgtcatcaatcccgTTTTTCTTGAATCGTGAAATtttcgttcaaacaattctcacattgattccatgatttcatgtgcaatgaccatgttctcaaaccttttggtcaacgcatcaggtatgcttgccaaaatgtaaaTTGGGCCCTCAAATTAGctttcatccacacctcatatgcagtACGAACATTTCGTGGTGCATCAGGGGTTGGGACTTGTGGACAATCCTCAATCATGACAatctcgaggtcgtttaccatgaaaaatattttaatagattctttccaCGTCGTATAATTAAAAACGGTCAAactagaaaaggcaactaacaGAAAATCACTATTTGACatatttgctgaaaaataaatacattgatctatattagattttagcataactctttttcaaaaaatccaatcagttttaccaaaatctaaatgaacttCATTTAACAtcttgcaatgacgcttcagtgatttaggacaaaagccaccgaatgGTAGTCAGTtatcccttcactgaattgagacactctcaaccaatcattatactagaataactcttattcgtATAACGATCAGTCATCATTTATTcagtcaagaaatcattaacttgcttaataattttcCGTAAgagtgacccttcattttagatcctagagttccaccccaataAGTTAACCGAAGGGAAAAACTAATTGAGACATAAATTAAAGCGATCCTATCTATTTTtggagttcgccttgatattaacctgatgcacaaaccatccatagggatgctcccagggcatcTTAAGGTCGTGCAATAAGATCTCGCGGTgaaaaccaatgaaagagaccgtaggatatgttgacacatatccctctcccacttactataaatacccTCTCCAttaaccttgatattgattcatgcaaacatcatccgaagggggacactcctggggtgcctcaaggccaagcatgagtatCACAGTGTGAATATTAAGAaagaaacgtgagtgaaaatggtgtatcatatacatcttttcctcccactaagtattttaacaacctagggtttatttacttaggaaaaatacagctaattatttttactaagccattgtttaagtttgtccaaaagtaacacttactttggaaagttaaaacaattttgattaacatTCGTTAAACACTTCAACAaatgttaatcaacaattgcatgcttatagcaAATccatctaattcatctttccaagtAGGTTTCCAGgcaggggtgttccgtttccatcagcttaagtaTCCCAACCAAGCcggaacctgccttagacaaaaagtcccttatagatatattttctaaaaatttaatcttttattgaaattaatttaatcctattaaaccgatttaaaagattaatctactaatctcattaaaaatttgtgaacttaggtcaatctcaatcatattttaaaactattttaaaaaatgattttacctaaatTTGAATGCAACTcttagttattgattttaatttctaattttatttatttataactgttataaagtaaatgatACAAATTAAAACCTACATTGCATCgattgaaatatttataaaattatagtgTTTATAAGATTATCTAAAGTAaagtcatgcatcatgcaatattcatttcattactacatatatataacacttatatataacaaagtaatgaaaaaataaataacatacgtcacatgcatacattcaaactatatattataacgattataatataaatgatctatggctatgttatttatgcatgcaagcatatagtataaaacttatattatatgatgcatgaatatgctataaaactaaatcatgcatatacgtatattataacacttataatataaatgatgcatgaaattaatgcataacctatgttgggttttaaaactatatgacatacattatgacatataattttaaacatacatcgcatgtacgTTTACACTAACAGTTGATGGACTAGGATAGGACCTCTACAAAGGAGAAAataaaaggctaactattacaaaaaatgagtcaaccggttcgaaacaagtgaaccaggtcttgaaccgctcgaaccaacCGCCCTTCAACGAACCACCTTGCAgttgatcatgtagcaaatgaACTCTGCAACGGGCATCTATGCAACCGTGTATGAaagactgcacgatcgcttagctagcaaCCATGCGATGTGcatctaagcgatcgtgaaTGAAAGACAGtgtgatcgcttagctagcaaCCATGCGATGAGCATTTAAAAACCACGCTATCATTCAGCAAGCAATTATGCGATCTTGTAGAAAATgccacacgatcgtgtagcaaactctacacaaTTGTATAGTATtaactatacgatcatttagaaaatgctacacaatcgtgtagcaaaagcTACCTAATCGCATTGCAAGagctactcgatcgtttagttataGCTACACAATCTGAAACCTctgtttcgtcttctccatcaaaACAATACTCTGCAACTCTTCTTTGAAGCATCCCGGGAATAGCACGAGCGACTCAAacttacaaattacaaactcaattgcaacaataatgcccaaaaatgcaggggcctttacaaacaaaatttgtatattaaagaaagccttaaacAGAGCAGTTCTATCCCAAAACATCCATTAACAAATTACATACATAATCATTCATCACGTGAAATAAGATGCAGAATATAAAACCCACCATTATTGTTAATCGATTCAATAAAAcgattggaatttggaatcagataCCTACAacctaactctgataccaactgaaggAAATTTTCAGAAAAGATACTTCGAGTGGAAGCAAAGATCAtcccaatttttttattattattattgaatagTTTTACTATAAAACAACAAgaagatatgcatttacttaaaattacagatgttttaaaacaaatatttaaatcctTACCTTTAGAGAAtcatttcttcaagaactccctcGTACAAGCCACGAACAGAACTTCTTCTCCacggatctccttcttcaagaacggacaccaccactcaagaatcctctgtattctcttgcgataaaggattcaagaaagacttgtgggctttgcttgaatccttggaagagggaaatgAGATGGAGAATAGGAGAGGGAATAgaagaatttttattttcttttaattttttcaagaGAGAACTCTTCTCGCGTAGTGaattgaggaagaaaatgatTCATTCAATTTCTTGAATCTCACGTAAGTTAACTTGAGAGAAtgggggaagggagttgtaacttcttcctttttttattaatttttaataagctaatatatataatatatatatatatatataacaagaaattatttcaaagataaagctattgaaaatatttacaagatatagcaatattttagaactatcaatgatagacgttaatagacaatgatagatgttaatagacaatgatagacttctatcaatgtctatcaatgtcactgatagacactgatagaagtctatcaatgcgtatcagcatctatcattaatagttctaaaatttttgctatatttttgtaaaaggtttggttcatttttctatatttaaaatagtccctatatgttatatcaaatataacatatagtctatagttttatattgcatcaaatacaacataaattatagattttattttctctcaaccataACATGGGAATTTTAATATAgagacagttgcaaatatagacattagacccaaagtattagcagatataacataatgtaaaaaaattacaaatatgaccaaatttaaatagtctatcagtgatagatcatattattggtagaagtctatcaatgatagatcatattattggtagaagtctatcactgatagatcatattattggtcgaagtctatcagtgatagatcatattattggtagaagtctatcagtgatagaccatatcacttgTAAGAGTCTATCGCTATAGACTTGGGAgcctatcaacgatagaagtctatcactgatgacttttatatatttacaatttttttaaatgatgttatacacttgattattattcctaaaaatgctaccaattgcaattaccaTTTAaagcaaatcacatttatattatatccacttatgtaaatctcatccatataaatgatattttgatcatatccaaatatttaattcctatcaatataaatcatatttatatttaattacatgaatctcattcatataattggtatttaaatcatattcaaattcaaattcctctcatattaccttaaattataatgtatcaaatacattatattattatatcacatatataatcaatttaattaattatatcatatacaattaattttcctcaattaatttgaacatttcaaattaatccaaaactaatTCTCGATTAAAACTCTGTTGAGCTGTAGAGTGGACCTTATGGACGTGTAAATTAAAGCTTCAAcgtactcggataattaattaaactctttaattaaattacccaacatccgttaactgccagtcacttcactaaagactgaccgttgcactcttcacactatagataaatttctgtatccattggatataaccaatcaacagtgcaatgacccttcacaaatcgctcgtaagtacacctggaccaaaattactgttttatccctctagttacatctaactccttaaataccactgattcctctaatgaacaataagtcatagtaccactatgaccaagtccttctcgggctaggagagggtgtggccactatgttaaagatccagaatcagcccttaacggagaaatttatctacttgcccctaaatcggggaaggagtggattccatcttgtgtaattgtgttcccaactcccatttagatgaatccccaaaatggtaggcttgttgagttggcaatctggctactctcacccatacaaatcaaaggatcgccttcatgagcaggagttcacaactcacttaggatttaggtcatgcacctatggccatcctagtggAATGTAAgtctattattaacgacgttatataaagagactaatcatttcgtggtccaatcttatacaaactctttgtataggatacccctgctcacatgactccacatgaatgatcaagatcagatcatttgtagcactttacaatacttgtaacacctacaaagtgtgTCGTATCCATAGTTTCACctggataaggtacccaaccttatccatctactacagaccgtttaagctattatttaaacaagatccacttgtatgtctttacatacttgtttaaattacatgaaataacctcggatcttagtttattggattgagtatatgcttataaaataacacttattttattaacaacaatatgtttatacaaagtttacaaactacgagattacaaggagatttaggacaacATTCCCAACATTTCCTCCctacatatttaaaaatatatatattttaaaaaatcttaattCTATATTACCTCCCTCTAATCCcaactttttctttctctctttcctaTTTCCCATTTGTAGCAACCTTGTAACCATAACATCTTCACAACCTGTCCTTTAAAATTTATGCTAGCATACCCTTCTCACACAGTCGTATCTTAGGTTACCTCTTTTAAAACCTTACATTCTTTCTTCTCTCACCATCACCCTGTCTGCTACATTTCGGTTTTGCATGATTGTCAGATCTTCTTTTCCTCATTATTGATTGGTTCTCTAAGCAGCCGCATGCCACCACTGGTGACCATTGCATCACAAACACACCATCATGGTCATCTATTGAAGAAGCAACTGCCAATTGTTTCTCGGTGAGGACCATATTGGAGAGTTTTTAGATTTTCAAACCGTTTCTAAGATTATGACCATGctatttgttttttaagttttttattgagattgtaattattttttgtttttttttattattttttattttttgcttttaGAAGTTTAGATGGAGTGTATTTGCAGTTTTTGAGTTGTTTTTTGAAGCATTGTctatttgtattcaatttgCTAGTCTTTGAGATAgtttgatcatttagcaaattatattttctattatttaaattcgttttgctatttttcttttcaaatgaaactttaaattttgttatttctcTTGTCAACTCTTTTTCAAAACACAATTATAGTTTGATTCAGTTTTTAAATCCATGAGACTgaatcaacccaacctaacctgACGACGATGatatgaaatagaaaaacattataatataactcaaattaactaattttaaatcGCAAACGGCCGAAATAATAATGGTTAGATTaggtattttgaatttttgaatagttagcctttttctttttctttcaatcaCACCTATGTACAAAAGgcatattttgaaattaaattgcgCATAGCACTACCTAACAACGTCCATTGGTTATGAATTATAATTGCAATTTAATATAAGAATTAAACTTACTTTAATGGATTGGCCGGGTTGATAATTTAATAggagttgtttcaattataagCAACTTGAACCATTAGGTTGAATCCATAAAATTCAATCAATGAACACTCTAATTGTATAATAAATGCATGAATTAATTTCGGAAGAATGTTTTTAATaagtttctaaactttcaatttttgtgACTAAACATAATCTTGATTTATTATaagttgagatttttttttaaaaaaaaaagaaaattcaagaaaccAAGTAGGAAGGAGTGTTGAAGATCTcacattaaaaagaaaaaaagttgaaaaaaccTCACAAATCTTTATAAGTTAGATATGAATTTTGAATCATGTTTTGTTCATTACCAATTAGTTTTGATATCGTTACAAAGAGACTCTCAAAACTAATTGATAACAATCGAAGCATgaataaaatatgtataaactatttacacaaaataacaaaatttaatctttttttatagaagttgataaaagtctatcggtgtctattactgatagaaactaatagagtCGATCAttgatagagactgatagaagtctatcaatgtctatcattttttttttattatttctataaatagtttgtaaaaaattttatttttttaatatgatattATAGTCATGTAAACTCTAAATGgtatttggtaaaaaaaaaataataaaatccatgaattGAATGATGAACCCAAAGAAAAACAATAGGCAGGAAGTGACATTTCACCTATAAAACCCCCCATAACTTGGCCATTCAATTTACCACACCAAGTATATCCTgttttttggttaattaaagaaaagaatGGAATCTATTAAGATGAGCCTTGAAGAAACCAGCATTGTTGCCGATAAGTACAGAGTTTTCTTGAATTTGGAGGATCCTACCATTCAATGGAGGCATGGAAAGCCCCCAACTTATGAAACTGTTAACCAGCTCTTTGAAGATGGCAGAACCAAggttcttttttcttaaaaataaataaataaataaaacattatttattattattttttttcatctctGTGTCATATTATTCTGTAATTACTTAATTTGTTTAGTTTATGTTATAGGAGTGGCCAAAAGGATCTCTTGAAGAAACAGtgcaaaatattataaaatcatTGCAAGTGGAGTTTGCTCACAAGACTAGATTAGAGGATTTCAAGGCCATAAACCCTCAGAAATTCAACGTTTTTATCAATGGTAATTTCTTTGTTTCTTACCTATATAATcatctaattaaatttttatattaaatatgttcTTTTTGTTACAgttattgatatattttttcaatttagttccaGTTGTACTTTTTTAATGCGTAAGTTCACTATATAAGATATGACACTCCGTGAATTActgggaaaaagaaaagggaaaaaattcgaATTTTCCGAATAGGAATTAGCTTTACTCTCTTGGAATTGATCTAATTCCTCCCCTCTATGTCAgttgatcatttagctaatttTAATATCTAGATTTTTACAAGTTCCAAAAGAAAAACTAGAATATGATCATAAAACTAGTACCCCAATTTACTTATAATTAAACTGTATTAATGGAAGGAATTTGCAAGTATTACCCTAAATTAATGAAGAAAAGGTCATATTAATGAATTTCCTGTTTGTGGTTAGTGCAGGAAGAGAGGGACTATCAGTAGAAGATGTACTAAGGATTGGAAACCTCAATGCTTTACTAAAGAGTAGTCTACCAAAGGAGTTGCAATTTTACAAAGTAGAGGAAGAAACACAAGAATCAGCTCATAATGACTTCAAGACTTGTTTTCCAAGAGGATTTGCATGGGAAGTTATTGAAGTTTATTCACCTCCTCCTTTGATTGCTTTCAAGTTTAGGCATTGGGGTTTCTTTGAAGGTCATTTCAAAGCCTATTCCCCAACTGGTGAATTAGTTCAATTCTATGGCATGGCAACTCTCAAGGTAATAAACTTAAATTCTTTAGTGTTCACCCCAATTAATTTGTGCTTTTATTGACTAATCTTACATATCATCAAATAATGAcctcatataaaaaaaatcataacaattttttttataaaattatgtaCAAAGTAACCATCATGAATTGACTTAATGGTAAATTAAAAACATTGAGTTTGATAAACGATTAAGAGGGGATGGGTTCAATCCTCTGGACACTtacctaggatttaatatcctacaaGTTTTTTTGATACCCAAATGTTGTAAGGACTGATTGTCTTGTGAAATTAGTTGAGATGCATGTGTAAGCTGGCTCGGACACTCacgaatataaaaaaataatgagcAAATATCCACCACTAAGAAAACAGCTTGTTGCCCTTTTAAATCCAACTCATGGTggttaaatttaatcatattatttgAATCAGCCAATGACGAAACATTATTGAACACAATGGCTAAACCAAAACAAGctcatgcaatttttttttaggtaaAGATGGCACTGATTTGTGTTAATTAAAGTTGTTGCTTTGTTTGTGtgtttaaaaaaagtatttaaattagATAAATAGGTTTAgaagatttaattaaatgatgATATACCTGAACACGCAGGTAGATTCATCAATGCAAGCTGAAGAAGTTCATATCTACTATGATTCAACAGAGCTATTTGGAGGTCTATTAAAGggcaaaaaaaatattgattctGAATTATTCAAAACAACTGATTGTAATTCAGCTGCCTCTGCCTGCCCAATCTTCAATTGAGTAGTAGTTTCAatattaataaacaaaaataattaatgtatgtgatgaagtTGTAAGCTTCAATAAATTCTATGCATTATTGTTCAATAATCTCTCTCTACATATCCATGAACGAGGggctaaaatatttttattttctatttttttttaattttgatttggatAAATTTAAGGTCGGTTTGGTTCgcaatttagattttgttttatgtttttagattcaCTGAATTTAGAGAATATATGTTTGGCCGACAACCCAAATTCTGTTGCTAAAAATTGTTTTCGGATTTTGTGATCCAAACGGTGTAAATACTGACAAACaacattttttatgttttttctgtattcataatttgaattttaaaatttaaaatacggaattatattaaataaagataaaaacatttagaaatatagtatTTCATGTTATAAATCCCACTCGATTTtctatgtattataaattaaattaggttaaatttcAGTTTGGTCCCTATGGTTTCACAACAAAAAAGCCTTTTGCCAATGCCACAAAGCGTCGGGATAACTTTAGAAAGCATTGGCAAAAGGTTGTGCCAGCGCTTTACAAGGGTCGGCAAAAATCGTCGAGATAAGCTAACTcgactatttttttagttggcGTCGGCATAGGCTATCTATGCCGAAGTTTATGGATTTGCCAATGCCAAATTGATGGCACCAATATAGACGACCTTCTATGCAAACGTTGTGCGTATGCATTGGCAGGATGTTTTCCCAACGTTTACATTTGTATATGTCAAGATATGTTGTTTTTACCGACATCAAACTTTTGCCAATGCTTTACATAAGCGTCGGGAGAGATGACTTTTGCCTAATCCTATGTGGCATTGGCattgactttattttttaaaaataatatatttctcTTAACTTCAATTGTAGTTGAATATcctaattaaacatttaaagaGTTCgtatgaatcaaaatatttaaaaaggaaaaacaaccAAACTTCATTCAAAGGGTCATAAATATccttataatttatattgttccaaaataaaatagacatatatgaattaaaaataataaaacacataagtcttgataaaaaaaaacacttaaattTAATAGACATAACATTGACAAAAAAACACTTCAATATTCTTCAGTTGCAAAGTCATGGACATAACATTCATTcaataaaaaacatataatagaaacaaagtttaaattataactaaaacacctaaagttaaattatttttctcacaCATTCAAAAATCATTAACTAACATTTCTTTAACATGCATTCAAAGCAACAACatcataaatataattaattcacaATTCTTCACTAACATttaaaacaacaacaagaaTAAAAACATTAACTCACATATCTGTAACACATATTCAAAGCAACAATAACACAAAAATTCTTATCTCACGATTCtcaattcaacatttaataCAATAACATAACTCACCTCATGTTTAAAACACAACAAAAACAATTTGAACCTTATATTCATAATAAAAACCTTACAAAGTATTTTAGTTGCTAGTTGTTActataactgcaggatagcaaTATAATTCAAAGtacaactttattttatcaccTACATTCAGAActataacaaaaacaaataacattatattatatcatacaAACCAATTTCAATTGCTACCATAATTACACAATAGCAACATAATTCTCAGAACTAACTCTTAAGTgtctaattttttaaagttagtccatatgattttaaaatttagaatttagttcaTATGGTTTGATAGTTCATATGGTTTGTTAAATCCTCTTAGCACCTACTGGGGACTATTTATTATGAAACTTTTATTAAACCGTAAGAagcaaattctaattataaactgTAAAACTTGAAGTTTAACTTACTCTAAACCATAGGGACCaacatttcaatttttcctataaattatataatattaaaaaataataattatatatattttatttttaacaataaCATGtcttaaataaattaacaaaatttatttGTGTAACTAATATTTAGTGATACACCACAACAACGTCATTGTTCTCCGCAACTCgtttatatatattcaatttctGAATTCCTGCTACCAAACACAAGACATcgaaatataattttattcatttatcattatttaaaaaattcagaTCCTCTATCACAACAGGCTTCTTAGTTACCTTATTAaatttcaaacttaaacttttcTATATTAATTCCTTATGTTTTCCCAAACCAAAATGTAAGAGATATGGTAaagtaatatataaatatataactatataatatattaatattatatatatggataataattatatatataatataatatatattcttaaacaCCGTTGTTCCAAATATTGTTATTCAATTTTGAGTAAGATTGGGAGATATAGAAAgaattctaaaattatttaatagtaagatattattaaatatataatataggctatatatatatatataattaattgccTGTAAAATTGAGGGAACAACAATGAAGCAGCAACCAGATATAGGAGAGAGAgagtatacatatatataaaataaaataataataaaatataactaaattaaaaataactaaaattataattttatgaaaaggaataatagaaatagaaaatatgattttatggaaatatgaaatatatgaaattttctttttattctcacCAATATGCATCATCTTAAGATCCGccaaatgtcattatttatgggcgacttacatggacaccaaacatcaattattacaaggcacatggacaacatgaaaaatgacacatgacttttaggacactaagcatTGGGCATcgatttttatgatatttagaATACTCCTCTTAGATgcccaaatatatatatgaaatatgtcttattaaaaccttactaggaaaaacccaatCGGAAAAAAactctagtgaaggaaaaaaaatacatatttcatataataaatactcctaaaagaatacaatatttACTCCTCATCATGAAAacctcacttgagatctctgagtttccaaattttaatgttgtgcaccaattttagAAGTCGCAGATGATAAtgcttttgtaaataagtttgctaggttatctttcgaacaaattggttgtatagtgatgtcgccattttcttcaagatcatgagtgcaGACAAGCTTCAGTGAAATAAGCTTTGTTCTATGTCCTTTTTTTGAGCTATgcaagttgtgttgtcttcgtataatattgtttgatgatttttactagaagacaagcCATACATTTCACGAATATGCTCAGTCATTGACCTAAGTCATACACATTCTTGATGAGcctcatgaattgcaagaatttcggCATGATTTGAAGAAGTGGTCTGTTTCATCGACCGCCAtgtgatatagcagttcctccacatgtgaatagataacctgtttgagatctagttttgtgtggatcaaataaatatccagaatctgcataaccaactagatcaaaatttgatttatttgaataaaacaaacgcATACCAATTGTTCCttggagataacggagtatatgcgTAATTCCGTCCCAATGttttttttgtaggagaagaactatatctaattaataaatttactgaaaatgcaatatctggtcttgtattattataaagaaaagtaagtgtaccaattgcactaacatatggtacttcaggacctagtagttcttcattatcgtctcgaggtcgaaatatatatttctttatatccaatgaattg
This window contains:
- the LOC120092988 gene encoding pathogen-related protein-like isoform X2 — protein: MESIKMSLEETSIVADKYRVFLNLEDPTIQWRHGKPPTYETVNQLFEDGRTKEWPKGSLEETVQNIIKSLQVEFAHKTRLEDFKAINPQKFNVFINGREGLSVEDVLRIGNLNALLKSSLPKELQFYKVEEETQESAHNDFKTCFPRGFAWEVIEVYSPPPLIAFKFRHWGFFEGHFKAYSPTGELVQFYGMATLKIHQCKLKKFISTMIQQSYLEVY
- the LOC120092988 gene encoding pathogen-related protein-like isoform X1, giving the protein MESIKMSLEETSIVADKYRVFLNLEDPTIQWRHGKPPTYETVNQLFEDGRTKEWPKGSLEETVQNIIKSLQVEFAHKTRLEDFKAINPQKFNVFINGREGLSVEDVLRIGNLNALLKSSLPKELQFYKVEEETQESAHNDFKTCFPRGFAWEVIEVYSPPPLIAFKFRHWGFFEGHFKAYSPTGELVQFYGMATLKVDSSMQAEEVHIYYDSTELFGGLLKGKKNIDSELFKTTDCNSAASACPIFN